Proteins encoded in a region of the Clostridium beijerinckii genome:
- a CDS encoding type II CAAX endopeptidase family protein, with protein sequence MTVKNSIRKDSEKVYIITVLLITWIITIMLFINPTIGKNDFALIMFIPAILAIIFNKITNDHQANLFKDTTLKSVLFGIFYPIVFIGICSFIAHLTGVGNISVNKELTFKTIIILIVSVVVGLFLALGEEYGWRGYLLPRLTKDYGKTKATIIVGIVWGLYHIPAVFLLAKATGIGNPLFLCLIQAFAAFTYSFPSSYCYYSSRSLLPVLFLHSVWNVVNPLMLGDIYTNTSGLICGDIIKINGEGVLGCILGAIMIFYFVTQFRKDI encoded by the coding sequence ATGACTGTTAAGAATTCTATAAGAAAAGATTCTGAAAAAGTATATATTATTACTGTTCTTTTAATTACATGGATTATTACAATTATGTTGTTTATTAATCCTACTATAGGTAAAAATGATTTTGCTTTAATCATGTTCATTCCTGCAATATTAGCTATTATCTTTAATAAGATTACAAATGATCATCAAGCAAATTTATTTAAAGACACAACTTTAAAATCAGTGTTGTTTGGAATTTTTTATCCTATTGTTTTTATAGGGATTTGCTCATTTATAGCTCACCTTACTGGTGTTGGAAATATTAGTGTTAATAAGGAATTGACATTCAAAACTATTATAATTCTAATAGTGTCTGTAGTTGTTGGTTTATTCTTAGCCTTGGGAGAAGAATATGGATGGAGGGGATATCTACTTCCCAGATTAACAAAAGATTATGGTAAAACGAAAGCAACTATAATAGTAGGTATAGTATGGGGATTGTATCACATTCCTGCTGTTTTTCTTTTGGCAAAAGCAACTGGAATAGGTAATCCATTATTCTTATGTCTTATCCAAGCATTTGCTGCCTTTACATATAGTTTTCCTTCATCTTATTGTTATTATTCTTCAAGGAGTTTATTACCAGTGCTATTTCTGCACTCGGTGTGGAATGTGGTTAATCCTTTGATGCTTGGTGATATTTATACAAACACATCTGGATTGATATGTGGAGATATAATAAAAATAAATGGAGAGGGTGTACTTGGATGTATTTTAGGTGCAATAATGATTTTCTATTTTGTAACGCAATTTAGAAAAGATATATAA
- a CDS encoding class I SAM-dependent methyltransferase, translating to MEYMGNREYWDNKFANRSDSPLNPEKSVTENITYFKKGSVLDIACGDGRNTLFLLENGFEVTGVDFSSKALDRLKTFAKRNNYLVNTKQVDLSISNSLKDIGIFDNILINHYRLSKEQFGDLENHITNDGILFICGFGHKHKVDSKIRKEDFIQPTDFENLKRSFELIENIENEDNRGFLVTYIFRKRSA from the coding sequence ATGGAGTATATGGGAAATAGAGAATACTGGGATAATAAATTTGCTAATAGAAGTGATAGTCCACTAAATCCAGAAAAATCGGTAACTGAAAATATTACATATTTCAAAAAAGGATCTGTTCTTGATATAGCATGTGGAGATGGTAGAAATACTTTGTTTCTACTTGAAAATGGATTCGAAGTAACAGGCGTTGATTTTAGTAGTAAAGCTCTTGATAGGCTTAAGACATTTGCTAAAAGAAATAATTATCTAGTTAATACAAAGCAAGTTGACTTAAGTATATCTAATTCTTTAAAGGATATTGGAATATTTGATAATATCTTAATCAATCATTACAGGTTAAGTAAAGAGCAGTTCGGAGACTTGGAAAATCACATAACTAATGATGGAATTTTATTTATTTGTGGTTTTGGGCATAAGCATAAGGTTGATTCTAAAATTAGAAAAGAGGATTTTATTCAGCCAACCGATTTTGAAAATTTAAAGAGATCCTTTGAGTTAATTGAAAATATAGAAAATGAAGATAATAGAGGATTTCTTGTCACTTATATTTTCCGTAAAAGATCAGCGTAA
- a CDS encoding DUF4865 family protein encodes MIATQYKIILPSDYDMSIVKDRVKNNGYKTDGFEDLKFKLYLTTEKGKNENLQNSYCPLYVWKDSNGLNKFLFNGFYDNIITSFGWQKVNVGIPLIDTTTYKIKDSKYVFEIEREIKPQGSLNNFKDEVEKNIPSIKESEFIVIYNPDKWKYHVFFFIDDLSKIKSVEGTTYDILHISQEKI; translated from the coding sequence ATGATAGCAACTCAATATAAGATTATATTACCTAGCGATTATGATATGAGCATAGTAAAGGATAGAGTAAAAAACAACGGATATAAAACAGATGGATTTGAAGATTTAAAGTTTAAATTATATCTAACAACAGAAAAAGGAAAAAATGAGAATCTGCAAAATAGTTATTGTCCTTTATATGTTTGGAAAGATAGTAATGGGTTAAATAAATTTTTGTTTAATGGTTTTTATGACAATATAATAACTTCTTTTGGATGGCAGAAAGTAAATGTAGGAATACCATTAATTGATACAACAACATATAAAATTAAAGATAGTAAATATGTATTTGAGATAGAAAGAGAAATAAAACCTCAGGGAAGCCTTAATAATTTTAAAGATGAAGTAGAAAAAAATATTCCAAGCATTAAAGAAAGTGAATTCATAGTTATTTATAATCCTGACAAATGGAAATATCATGTGTTTTTCTTTATAGATGATTTAAGTAAGATAAAATCAGTAGAGGGAACAACTTATGATATACTTCACATATCACAAGAAAAAATATAG
- a CDS encoding LysR family transcriptional regulator — MEINDLRIFQIVAYEKSISKAALRLGYAQSNITARIKLLENKLNTTLFIRNNKGTVITPNGEKLLKYADKILELIDEVNDEFLTPKIYSTIKIGATQTISASILPKLFYLFHEKNPEVSLTLKTETLKNLLDMILKNELDGAFISDEITSSKVKKVVTFKEKLALVSSISIDSINDLQAPIIVNSDADCPYRKLLQKWLSYNTSKGDTIIEFDSLESILRGIGEGLGISLLPKSILPKNHNFFIYDLKDDFSELEIKFVVNKNLKINLLLKSFISVTNDYLLNSQ; from the coding sequence ATGGAAATTAATGATCTAAGAATATTTCAGATAGTTGCTTATGAAAAATCTATATCAAAAGCTGCTTTAAGACTTGGTTATGCCCAATCAAATATAACTGCACGAATTAAATTACTTGAAAATAAATTAAACACTACTTTATTTATAAGAAACAATAAAGGAACTGTAATTACACCTAATGGAGAAAAATTGCTTAAGTATGCAGATAAAATTCTTGAATTAATTGATGAAGTTAATGATGAGTTTCTTACTCCTAAAATTTATTCTACTATTAAAATAGGCGCTACTCAGACTATTTCTGCATCTATTTTACCTAAATTATTTTATTTATTCCATGAGAAAAATCCCGAAGTATCTTTGACCTTGAAAACAGAAACTCTAAAAAATCTTCTAGATATGATTTTAAAGAATGAATTAGATGGGGCTTTTATATCTGATGAAATTACATCTTCAAAAGTAAAAAAAGTTGTTACCTTTAAAGAAAAGCTTGCACTAGTATCTTCTATAAGCATTGATTCCATTAATGATTTACAAGCTCCTATAATAGTAAATTCAGATGCTGATTGCCCTTATCGTAAGCTCTTACAAAAATGGTTGAGTTATAACACCTCTAAAGGAGATACTATTATTGAATTTGATTCACTAGAATCTATCCTTAGGGGCATAGGTGAAGGTCTTGGCATATCTCTTTTACCAAAAAGTATTTTGCCTAAAAATCATAATTTTTTCATTTATGATTTAAAAGATGACTTTTCTGAATTAGAAATTAAATTTGTAGTCAACAAGAATTTAAAAATCAATCTTTTACTTAAAAGTTTTATCAGTGTAACAAATGACTATCTTTTAAATTCTCAGTAA
- a CDS encoding MerR family transcriptional regulator, whose translation MLYTVKEVAKFTGVTVKTLHHYHKIGLLFPHEVNEAGYRLYGEKELERLQQILFYRELDFSLSDIKKALEDEPNRLECLVKQQEMLIARKQRTDRLLKTINESIVLGKRGEIMDKSAMFKGFNKEEWKDALSNQKNYLKGKYRYDMPDVDEDQVNNMNEAAMEAQQFMNYIKDALKNGVKANDTSIQETLKNHIEFLNKHGHMVDAKSFVAQAKFFLDDDFHRSMLENQLTGLSYYLYTAAEMYASLNQ comes from the coding sequence ATGCTATACACGGTTAAAGAAGTTGCAAAATTTACAGGAGTCACTGTAAAAACACTACATCATTATCATAAAATAGGATTACTATTTCCACATGAGGTAAATGAAGCCGGCTACCGTCTTTATGGTGAAAAAGAACTTGAGCGACTTCAGCAAATATTATTTTATCGTGAGCTTGATTTTTCTCTTAGTGATATTAAAAAAGCACTTGAGGATGAGCCGAATCGGTTAGAGTGTTTAGTTAAACAACAGGAAATGCTAATTGCGCGCAAGCAGAGAACTGATCGTTTGCTAAAAACTATAAATGAATCAATTGTCCTTGGTAAGAGAGGAGAAATTATGGATAAGTCAGCAATGTTTAAGGGATTCAATAAAGAGGAATGGAAGGATGCACTTTCAAATCAGAAAAACTACCTTAAAGGTAAGTATAGATATGATATGCCTGATGTAGATGAAGATCAAGTTAATAATATGAATGAGGCAGCTATGGAAGCACAGCAGTTTATGAACTATATAAAAGATGCTCTAAAAAATGGTGTAAAGGCTAATGATACAAGTATACAGGAAACATTAAAAAATCATATTGAATTTCTAAATAAGCATGGTCATATGGTGGATGCAAAATCATTTGTAGCTCAAGCGAAGTTCTTTTTAGATGATGATTTTCATAGAAGTATGCTTGAAAATCAGTTAACTGGACTTTCTTACTACCTTTATACAGCAGCAGAAATGTATGCCTCTTTAAATCAGTAG
- a CDS encoding flavodoxin: protein MSKILVVFYSFSNTTRMLAEEIAKQTGGDIRELVPEKSYAFNYNTAAKEVRNEIENGYCPKLLSGEEPVKSYDHIFLGTPNWFKSFAPPILSFLRNVDLQGKTIIPFCTHGGGGFGQIQINIAKECQKSTILPGFEAMSNFTEQQVKNWIEQIGL, encoded by the coding sequence ATGAGCAAAATATTAGTAGTATTTTATTCTTTTTCAAATACAACAAGAATGTTAGCAGAAGAAATAGCAAAACAAACGGGAGGAGATATTAGGGAGTTAGTTCCTGAAAAGTCCTATGCATTCAATTATAATACAGCAGCAAAGGAAGTAAGGAATGAAATTGAAAATGGATATTGTCCAAAATTATTGTCTGGAGAAGAACCAGTCAAGTCTTACGATCACATTTTTTTAGGTACTCCCAATTGGTTTAAATCATTCGCTCCACCAATACTAAGTTTTTTAAGAAACGTGGATTTGCAGGGAAAGACTATTATTCCTTTTTGCACTCATGGTGGGGGAGGTTTTGGGCAAATTCAAATTAATATTGCAAAAGAATGTCAGAAATCAACAATCCTTCCTGGCTTTGAAGCTATGAGTAATTTTACTGAACAGCAGGTTAAAAATTGGATTGAGCAAATTGGTTTATAG
- a CDS encoding DUF1697 domain-containing protein — MTVYIALLRGINVGGKNIIKMADLKQVFESIGLCEVKTYIQSGNVLFKSDETEDILCNKIENGIEAVFGISTKVILRTSTELEQIILNCPFSNDEITKAETLSKVECLYVSLLKHNPLREKIECIDVYGSESDKYQVIGREVYLLFHHSIRNSKLANNLHKLNVPTTVRNWKTLSKLSALAKNME, encoded by the coding sequence ATGACTGTATATATAGCATTGTTAAGAGGAATTAACGTAGGTGGAAAAAATATAATTAAGATGGCAGATTTGAAACAAGTATTTGAATCAATCGGACTTTGTGAAGTAAAAACCTATATTCAAAGTGGAAATGTTTTATTCAAATCAGATGAGACAGAAGATATTCTGTGCAATAAAATTGAAAATGGGATTGAGGCAGTCTTTGGGATTTCTACAAAAGTCATTTTGAGGACTTCTACAGAATTAGAACAGATTATCTTAAATTGTCCATTCTCCAACGACGAAATAACAAAAGCAGAGACATTATCCAAAGTAGAGTGTTTATATGTTTCGTTATTGAAACATAATCCCTTAAGAGAAAAGATTGAGTGCATAGATGTTTATGGAAGCGAAAGTGATAAGTACCAAGTTATAGGAAGAGAAGTATATCTATTATTCCATCATAGTATTCGAAATTCAAAACTTGCTAATAATCTTCATAAATTGAATGTGCCAACAACTGTGCGCAATTGGAAAACATTAAGTAAACTTTCTGCATTAGCAAAAAATATGGAGTAA
- a CDS encoding ferredoxin reductase family protein, translated as MKSISGKLVILMSMIITWVLWLFVEPIREISAMSGYSQLIAAFALVAFAFINFISTRHKILDGLFDGLDKSYIYHKYLSICALALAVIHNITISMGKKIERANGIKIPKDPYAMYGTFSMYIFIVLILIALVAKKLNYEKWKTIHKFMIIPYAFGIYHYYGSATYAVFSLEPFCIWLNLINIIGIISAIYSVFLYEKISFKYKYRVKKLEIVANGTFEITGDSIGKEIKFKPGQFAFLKILNNENGFVSHPFTISEAPKSGELQFTIKALGDHTKELLNTLKVGDEFVVSGPHGKFNYKTGVKNQIWIAGGIGITPFRSFAQSGVGEEFSVDLFYAYNNEDEGAYKEELQLLNSNNLRVHLFNSKEKGFLSVNEISKLVNIKDSVDVYFCGPAPMRENLKKQFKDSNFNIINFNYEHFQFK; from the coding sequence ATGAAGAGTATATCGGGAAAGTTAGTTATACTTATGAGTATGATAATAACATGGGTATTATGGTTATTTGTTGAACCTATAAGAGAAATATCTGCAATGAGTGGATATTCTCAATTAATAGCTGCATTTGCATTGGTAGCATTTGCATTTATTAATTTCATTTCAACTAGGCATAAAATTTTAGATGGCTTATTTGATGGACTAGATAAATCATATATTTACCATAAGTATTTAAGTATTTGTGCGTTGGCTTTGGCTGTTATTCATAATATAACAATAAGTATGGGGAAAAAAATTGAAAGGGCCAATGGAATAAAAATTCCTAAAGATCCTTATGCCATGTATGGGACTTTTAGTATGTATATATTTATAGTACTTATATTAATCGCCCTTGTGGCTAAAAAATTAAATTATGAAAAGTGGAAAACAATTCATAAATTTATGATTATTCCTTATGCATTTGGAATTTATCACTATTATGGAAGTGCAACTTATGCTGTCTTTTCATTGGAACCTTTTTGTATATGGCTAAATCTTATAAACATCATAGGTATAATATCTGCAATTTATAGTGTATTCCTTTATGAAAAAATTTCGTTTAAGTATAAATATAGAGTGAAGAAACTAGAGATAGTAGCCAATGGAACCTTTGAGATTACAGGTGATTCTATTGGAAAAGAAATAAAATTCAAACCTGGGCAATTCGCTTTTTTGAAGATTTTAAATAATGAAAATGGATTTGTTTCACATCCATTTACAATAAGTGAAGCACCTAAGAGTGGAGAATTGCAATTCACTATTAAAGCATTAGGAGATCATACAAAGGAGTTGTTAAATACACTTAAGGTTGGAGATGAATTTGTTGTCTCAGGACCTCATGGTAAATTTAATTATAAAACTGGTGTCAAGAATCAAATATGGATTGCAGGAGGAATTGGAATAACACCTTTTAGGAGCTTTGCTCAATCAGGTGTAGGGGAAGAATTTTCGGTAGATCTTTTTTATGCATACAATAATGAAGATGAAGGCGCATATAAAGAAGAATTGCAGCTATTAAACAGTAATAATTTAAGAGTGCACTTATTTAATTCAAAAGAAAAGGGATTTTTATCAGTAAACGAAATATCTAAATTGGTGAATATAAAAGATAGTGTTGATGTTTACTTTTGCGGTCCAGCCCCAATGAGAGAAAATTTAAAAAAGCAGTTTAAAGATAGCAATTTTAATATCATAAATTTTAATTATGAGCATTTTCAATTTAAATAG
- a CDS encoding CDP-alcohol phosphatidyltransferase family protein gives MKIIVRYVPNLITITRIILSVLFVQNIIEQFIYAKERNVNLSVLFLLICISDLLDGKIARKTNSTSIIGAKLDVFADLFYILISYIALINIKILPIWYFGFVCFKFIEFIITSKHIKNIKKSDKSFIFDRAGRLVSATFLVIPGIVCIYRYIGANNAIITINYIIYVTFIIGVYSSYSRVKLCFIENKLI, from the coding sequence TTGAAAATTATAGTCAGATATGTACCTAATTTAATTACAATAACAAGAATAATACTATCAGTATTATTTGTTCAGAATATAATCGAGCAATTTATATATGCTAAGGAAAGAAATGTGAATTTGAGCGTTTTATTTTTATTAATATGTATTTCAGATTTATTAGATGGCAAAATTGCAAGAAAAACTAATTCAACTTCGATAATAGGAGCCAAACTAGATGTATTTGCAGATTTGTTTTATATTCTGATTTCATACATAGCGTTAATAAACATAAAAATTTTGCCTATATGGTATTTTGGATTTGTATGTTTTAAATTTATTGAATTTATAATAACATCAAAGCATATCAAAAATATTAAAAAGTCGGACAAGTCCTTTATTTTCGATAGAGCGGGTAGATTAGTTTCGGCTACATTTCTAGTAATTCCAGGGATTGTATGTATATATAGATATATTGGGGCTAATAATGCAATAATTACAATAAATTATATTATCTATGTAACATTTATAATTGGAGTTTATTCTTCTTATTCAAGAGTAAAACTTTGCTTTATCGAAAATAAACTTATATAA
- a CDS encoding polysaccharide deacetylase family protein, with amino-acid sequence MRIKSKHILFFLASIFFILTIFIDNININSNLCDLVFNEDVTLNEKISEHKKKTIYLTFDDGPSSKVTNSVLDVLKENKVHATFFLIGNQIEGKEDVVKRIYDEGNGIGLHTYTHKIRKIYSSEDAFIKEMIKCRDEINKAIGISPNIIRFPCGSNKRLNKKYLKRLHDEGFKIYDWDLDNTDGLNSRLSPDTLYRKAIKGSENRQNIILLLHCTDMHKNTCKALPQIIKYYKSKGYEFKVITEDTPELYFHMRGKLFK; translated from the coding sequence TTGAGAATTAAATCAAAACATATCTTATTTTTTTTGGCAAGTATATTTTTTATTCTAACTATATTTATAGACAATATAAATATTAATTCTAATTTATGTGATTTAGTATTCAATGAAGATGTTACTTTAAATGAAAAGATAAGTGAGCATAAGAAAAAAACAATTTATTTAACTTTTGATGATGGACCTAGTAGCAAAGTAACAAATAGTGTCTTGGACGTATTAAAGGAAAATAAAGTGCATGCAACTTTTTTTCTAATTGGAAATCAAATTGAAGGAAAAGAAGATGTGGTAAAAAGAATTTATGATGAAGGAAATGGAATAGGGCTTCATACATATACCCACAAAATAAGGAAAATTTATAGCAGTGAAGACGCATTTATAAAAGAAATGATTAAATGCCGCGATGAAATAAATAAGGCTATTGGAATCTCACCTAATATAATTAGATTTCCCTGCGGAAGTAACAAAAGATTGAACAAAAAATATTTAAAAAGATTACATGATGAGGGATTCAAAATATATGATTGGGATTTAGATAATACGGATGGATTAAATTCAAGGCTTTCGCCAGATACTTTATATAGAAAAGCAATAAAAGGAAGTGAAAATCGCCAAAACATAATATTACTTTTGCATTGTACAGATATGCATAAGAATACATGCAAGGCTCTTCCACAAATAATAAAATATTATAAATCTAAAGGATATGAATTTAAAGTTATTACAGAAGATACTCCAGAATTATATTTTCATATGAGAGGAAAATTATTTAAATAA
- a CDS encoding MutS family DNA mismatch repair protein has product MISQKEKYEKRKSRYFLLLKRQQKNLNNISILRFCMFLLGFAILIISYIKNNCYLFYFGILITVLLFCYLGALYQVIKNKKLYINALYDVNDTSIKRLTGEWKYFEDDGEDFIDKNHNYSYDLDIFGKGSLFQWMNASHTYIGRQKLKEILTEKPKNNQNIYNRQSAVKELAPKINFRQRLEVEGEIISNNKQNPDELFLWMKERSNFVIKKEAIWGLRILSIITTITTLILILKIMDFLLTFLLDIHIFVPKIFNLVPFYIPTFLIFIQCIILMIKKDDRRKNLIIAEKYKNSIVTYKNMIKYVEGHKFNSKYIMNLCEKFYNTDGQSASKQIDSFSKICELIANRRNILYPILNPILMIEYHLAISLELWRIKSGDNFQKWLDTIGELEALSSIAGIKYDNPYWSMPQIINGSSKILAKNIGHPLLGDKRVCNNLNVEDPYQVILITGSNMSGKSTFMRTIGINIVLAYAGAPVCADEFSCNIMDLYTCMKISDNLGQSISSFYAEILKIKNIVKASKEGKQVLFLLDEIFKGTNSKDRIAGATILIKQLCRTGNLGFVSTHDLELGAMENSKNSKIKNYHFSEYYTDNEIHFDYKLKAGISPTRNAIYLMKLAGIDIESEKK; this is encoded by the coding sequence GTGATATCACAAAAAGAAAAATATGAAAAAAGAAAATCTCGCTATTTTCTATTACTCAAAAGGCAGCAAAAGAATCTTAATAATATAAGTATATTACGATTTTGTATGTTTTTACTTGGATTTGCAATTTTAATAATATCATATATAAAGAACAACTGTTACTTATTTTATTTTGGAATTTTAATAACAGTTCTTTTATTTTGTTATTTAGGTGCTTTGTATCAAGTAATTAAAAATAAGAAGTTGTATATTAATGCATTATATGACGTAAATGATACATCTATAAAAAGATTAACTGGGGAGTGGAAATACTTTGAGGATGATGGTGAAGATTTTATAGATAAAAACCATAATTATTCATACGATCTTGATATTTTTGGTAAAGGATCATTATTCCAATGGATGAATGCATCACATACTTACATTGGAAGACAAAAACTTAAAGAAATCTTAACAGAAAAGCCTAAAAATAATCAAAATATATACAATAGGCAATCTGCTGTCAAAGAACTGGCCCCAAAAATAAATTTTAGGCAAAGGCTTGAGGTAGAGGGAGAAATAATTTCAAACAATAAACAAAATCCAGATGAACTTTTTTTATGGATGAAAGAAAGAAGTAACTTTGTAATAAAAAAAGAAGCGATTTGGGGATTAAGAATTCTTTCAATAATAACTACAATAACTACCTTAATATTGATACTTAAAATAATGGATTTTTTACTAACGTTTCTGTTAGATATTCATATATTTGTGCCCAAAATATTTAATTTAGTTCCATTTTACATTCCTACTTTTTTGATTTTTATTCAATGTATCATTTTAATGATAAAAAAAGATGATAGAAGAAAAAATTTAATTATTGCTGAGAAATACAAAAATAGCATAGTAACATATAAAAATATGATTAAGTATGTAGAAGGGCATAAATTTAATTCAAAGTATATTATGAATTTATGTGAAAAATTTTATAATACTGATGGACAAAGTGCATCTAAGCAAATTGACTCATTTTCTAAAATCTGCGAATTAATAGCTAATAGGCGTAATATTCTATATCCTATTTTAAATCCAATTCTTATGATAGAATATCATCTGGCTATTTCACTTGAATTGTGGCGGATAAAATCAGGGGATAATTTTCAAAAGTGGCTAGATACAATAGGTGAGTTAGAAGCGCTAAGTAGTATTGCTGGCATTAAATATGATAATCCATATTGGAGCATGCCCCAAATTATAAATGGATCATCAAAGATTCTTGCTAAAAATATTGGTCATCCTCTTTTAGGGGATAAACGTGTATGCAATAACTTAAATGTAGAAGATCCATATCAGGTTATACTTATAACAGGCTCTAATATGTCTGGTAAAAGTACTTTTATGAGAACTATTGGTATTAATATTGTATTAGCATACGCTGGTGCTCCAGTATGTGCAGATGAATTTTCTTGTAATATTATGGATTTATATACATGCATGAAGATAAGCGATAATCTAGGACAAAGTATATCTTCATTTTATGCTGAGATACTAAAAATTAAGAATATTGTTAAAGCTTCAAAAGAAGGTAAGCAAGTCTTATTTTTATTAGATGAAATTTTTAAAGGAACCAATTCAAAAGATAGGATTGCTGGAGCGACAATTTTAATAAAGCAATTATGTAGAACTGGAAATTTAGGATTTGTATCTACTCATGATTTAGAATTAGGAGCGATGGAAAATAGTAAAAATTCAAAGATTAAAAACTATCATTTTTCTGAATATTATACAGACAATGAAATTCACTTTGATTATAAGCTGAAGGCAGGAATCTCACCTACAAGAAATGCTATATACTTAATGAAATTGGCAGGCATTGATATAGAATCAGAGAAAAAATGA
- a CDS encoding ketopantoate reductase family protein, translating into MKVLIIGLGVIGTTYGYVFQKEGHKVEHLIRDSKKAFVAENINVKLLDGRFNNKGEEKNDNYKIHIANKNSSYDFILVSVPAGKIEGVIKTLKENGINGTLIIFNGIWEDKNYTENLFKGWKFILGYPVAGGNISDHELNCCIFDHIMLESKEKTNIKNYDKLLELLSDCHIKAEIPFDMLEWIWIHMAINAAVITNAGEYGDIKNTTEAAEKLMDSSKILSETILTIRETVKIISSRNVNLKNYNNELFAHKMPSKLAGIVMKRMFKNNQLTRRIMTLHNNINDLLYVCKNVYDCGKNNQIDAPIFYRKYNLLEEKINC; encoded by the coding sequence ATGAAAGTTTTAATAATAGGGCTTGGAGTAATTGGAACAACTTATGGATATGTTTTTCAAAAAGAGGGGCACAAAGTAGAGCATTTAATAAGAGACAGCAAAAAAGCATTTGTAGCTGAAAATATAAATGTTAAGTTATTAGATGGAAGATTTAATAATAAAGGCGAAGAAAAAAATGATAATTATAAGATCCATATTGCAAATAAAAACAGTTCTTATGATTTCATATTAGTGAGTGTTCCAGCTGGAAAAATCGAAGGCGTAATAAAAACATTAAAAGAGAATGGCATTAATGGTACTTTGATAATTTTCAACGGAATATGGGAAGATAAAAATTATACTGAAAATTTATTTAAAGGATGGAAGTTCATACTTGGTTATCCAGTAGCAGGTGGAAATATAAGTGATCATGAACTAAATTGCTGTATATTTGATCATATTATGCTTGAAAGCAAAGAAAAAACAAATATTAAAAATTATGATAAGTTATTGGAATTGTTATCTGATTGCCATATTAAAGCTGAAATACCTTTTGATATGCTAGAGTGGATTTGGATTCACATGGCGATAAATGCAGCAGTTATAACAAACGCTGGAGAATATGGCGATATAAAAAATACAACTGAGGCAGCAGAAAAACTGATGGATTCCTCTAAAATTTTATCAGAAACAATATTAACTATAAGGGAAACTGTAAAAATAATTTCATCTAGGAATGTAAATCTAAAAAATTATAATAATGAATTATTTGCCCATAAAATGCCTTCAAAATTAGCAGGAATAGTTATGAAAAGAATGTTTAAAAATAATCAGCTGACTCGTAGAATTATGACTCTTCATAATAATATAAATGATTTATTATATGTATGTAAAAATGTATATGACTGCGGTAAAAATAATCAAATAGATGCGCCGATATTTTATAGAAAATACAATTTACTGGAAGAGAAGATAAATTGCTAA
- a CDS encoding MarR family winged helix-turn-helix transcriptional regulator gives MDKDCKKQIDEFNILWHRMLFESSYKDIEAKYTRIKGLSDNEISIIRIISEKEEVIIRDILEILNIPKSTLTNMIDRLEKRNLIRRSISKRDRRSYKLELTEEGKKAQEEHIKFEEEIYGKIMISLDTYEERENLLNIMRKIVYNISNR, from the coding sequence ATGGATAAAGATTGTAAAAAGCAAATAGATGAATTTAATATATTATGGCATCGTATGTTATTTGAATCAAGCTATAAAGATATTGAAGCTAAATATACTAGAATAAAAGGACTTAGTGATAATGAAATATCTATAATTAGAATTATTTCCGAGAAAGAAGAAGTTATTATTAGAGATATTTTAGAAATATTGAATATTCCTAAAAGTACATTGACTAACATGATCGATAGATTAGAAAAGCGTAATCTTATAAGGAGATCTATTAGTAAAAGAGATAGAAGATCTTATAAATTAGAGCTTACGGAAGAAGGGAAAAAAGCGCAAGAGGAGCATATAAAATTTGAAGAAGAGATTTATGGAAAAATAATGATTTCTCTAGATACTTATGAAGAAAGAGAAAATTTATTAAATATTATGAGAAAGATTGTTTATAATATTTCTAATAGATAA